In Electrophorus electricus isolate fEleEle1 chromosome 1, fEleEle1.pri, whole genome shotgun sequence, a single window of DNA contains:
- the eml6 gene encoding echinoderm microtubule-associated protein-like 6 isoform X4 — MAGKTAPRCQLRLEWIHGYRGHQCRNNLFYTAGKEIVYFVAGVGVVYNTREHTQKFYLGHNDDIISLALHPDKIQVATGQVGKDPFVCVWDSYSLTTVSILRDVHTHGVACLGFDTDGQRLVSVGLDAKNTVCVWDWKKGRMLATATGHSDRIFDISWDAFLPQRLVSCGVKHIKFWTLCGNALTPKRGIFGKAGDLQTILCLATAKDEVTYSGALNGDVYVWRGLNLVRTIQAAHGAGIFSMHACEEGFATGGRDGCVRLWDVDFKPITKIDLREAEQGYKGLSIRSVCWKADRILAGTQDSEIFEVMVRDRDKPQLVMQGHSEGELWALDLHPKQPIAVTGSDDRSVRLWSLSDHTLIARCNMEEAVRSVSFNSDGSQLALGMKDGSFTVLRVRDMTEVVHIKDRKEVIHELKFSPDGSYLAVGSNDGLVDVYAVAQRYKKVGECNKSTCFITHLDWSVDSRFLQTNDGAGERLYYRMPAGKYLPKEEAKGIHWMTWTGVLGPEVNGIWPKYSNVNDINSVDANYSNAVLVTGDDFGLVKLFRFPCLKKAAKFKKYIGHSAHVTNVRWSHDLQWVVSTGGADHSVFQWRFLPEGVMNGILEPLLQEGYADSNSGDSDSDLSDVPELDSDIEQEAQMNYERQVYKEDLPQLKQKLLGSLKRQKAPDEGLSLQFVHGYRGCDCRNNLFYTQAGEVVYHVAAVAVVYNRQQHAQRFYLGHDDDILSLAMHPLKDYVATGQVGRDPAIHVWDIQSLKCLSVLRGQHQRGVCALEFTADGKSLVSVGIDDGHSIVMWDWKKGEKLAKAWGHKEKIFVVKGNPFRMDKLLTVGFKHIKFWQHTGGGLTFKRGIFGNLGKQETMMSACYGRSEDLVFSGAMTGDVYIWKDTSLMKTIKAHDGPVFAMCSLDKGFVTGGKDGIVELWDEMFERRLKTYAIKRAALSPSSKGLLLEDNPSIRAITLGHGHILVGTKNGEILEMDKSGPMTLLVQGHMEGEVWGLAAHPLLPICATVSDDKTLRIWELSANHRMVAVRKLKKGGRCCAFSPDGKALAVGLNDGSFLVVNADTLEDMVTFHHRKEIISDLKFSQDAGKYLAVASHDCYVDIYNVLTSKRVGICKGSTSYITHIDWDTRGKLLQVNTGAKEHLFFEAPRGRRQNISAAEFEKVEWASWTSVLGPTCEGIWPTLSFVNASSLTKDRKLLATGDDFGFIKLFSFPCKGQFAKFKKYVGHSANVTNVRWSSDDTMLLSVGGADTALMIWAREGIGPRESKAVDSEESDDDVEEDGGYDSDVAREKNMDYPTKIHAVSIREMSGVKPHQQQKEIPVDERPPVSRAAPLPEKLLKNNITKKKKLVEELALDHVFGYRGFDCRNNLHYLNDGADIIFHTAAAAVIQNLSAGTQSFYLEHTDDILCLTVNQHPKYLNIIATGQIGLAPSIHVWDAMSKQTLSVLRCSHAKGVGYVNFSATGKLLLSVGVDPEYTITVWRWQEGAKVSSKAGHSDRIFVVEFRPDSDTQFVSVGIKHIKFWTLVGCSLLHKKGVLGAVEEGRIQTMLSVAFGANNLTFTGAINGDVYVWRDHFLVRVVAKAHTGPVFTMYTTLRDGLIVTGGKERPTKEGGAVKLWDQEMKRCRAFQLETGLPVESVRSVCRGKGKILVGTKDGEIIEVGEKNAASNTLINGHTQGRIWGLATHPSKDIFISASDDGTIRIWDLTDKKLLNKVSLGHPAKCTAFSPNGEMVAIGMGNGEFIVLLVNSLTVWGKKRDRSVATQEIRFSPDNRLLAVGSVEGAVDFYDLTLGSSLNRIGYAKDILGFVIQLDFSADSKFIAVSTGCYKRQVHEVPSGKTVTEQAVADRITWATWTSILGDEVLGAWPRNADRADVTCACVSHAGLNTVTGDDFGLVKLFDFPCAEKFAKHKRYFGHSAHVTNIRFSYDDKYVISVGGNDCSVFVWRCL; from the exons ATGGCCGGTAAGACAGCTCCGCGCTGCCAGTTACGGCTGGAGTGGATTCACGGGTACCGGGGCCATCAGTGCCGCAACAACCTGTTCTACACCGCGGGAAAGGAGATCGTGTACTTTGTGGCAGGAGTCGGCGTGGTGTACAACACGAGGGAACACACCCAGAAGTTTTATTTGGGACACAATGATGACATAATTAG TCTTGCTCTGCACCCTGATAAGATCCAAGTGGCCACAGGCCAGGTGGGAAAGGACCCgttcgtgtgcgtgtgggacTCGTACTCGCTCACGACTGTGTCCATCCTGAGAGATGTGCACACGCACGGCGTGGCCTGCCTGGGCTTTGACACAGACGGGCAG CGTCTGGTGTCTGTTGGTCTCGACGCcaaaaacactgtgtgtgtgtgggattggAAGAAAGGCCGGATGCTGGCTACTGCCACGGGACATTCTGATAGG ATCTTTGATATTTCCTGGGACGCCTTCCTGCCTCAGAGACTAGTAAGCTGTGGAGTGAAGCACATCAAA TTTTGGACATTATGTGGCAACGCGCTGACGCCCAAAAGGGGTATCTTTGGGAAGGCGggtgacctgcagaccatcctGTGTCTGGCGACGGCCAAGGATGAGGTGACGTACTCAGGGGCTCTGAACGGAGACGTCTACGTGTGGAGGGGTCTGAACCTGGTCCGAACCATCCAAGCTGCTCACGGG gCTGGGATCTTCAGCATGCACGCGTGTGAAGAAGGCTTCGCTACCGGCGGGCGGGATGGCTGTGTGAGACTCTGGGATGTCGACTTCAAGCCCATCACCAAGATCGACCTCCGGGAGGCCGAGCAGGGCTATAAGG GTCTGTCTATCCGCAGCGTGTGCTGGAAGGCCGACCGTATCCTGGCTGGGACGCAGGACAGCGAGATCTTCGAGGTGATGGTGCGGGACAGGGATAAGCCTCAGCTGGTCATGCAGGGGCACTCAGAAGGGGAACTCTGGGCTCTGGACCTGCACCCCAAACAGCCAATCGCAGTCACCGGCAGCGATGACCGATCTGTCCG GCTCTGGAGCCTGTCCGATCACACGCTCATCGCACGCTGCAACATGGAGGAAGCCGTGCGCAGCGTGTCGTTCAACAGCGATGGCTCTCAGCTCGCTCTGGGTATGAAGGACGGCTCCTTCACCGTGCTTCGCGTCAG GGACATGACGGAGGTGGTGCACATCAAAGACAGGAAGGAGGTGATCCACGAGCTGAAGTTCTCTCCGGACGGGTCCTACCTGGCTGTGGGCTCCAACGACGGCCTGGTGGACGTTTACGCCGTGGCCCAGCGCTATAAGAAGGTGGGCGAGTGCAACAAGTCCACCTGCTTCATCACCCACCTGGACTGGTCCGTCGACAGCCGTTTCCTGCAGACCAACGACGGCGCCGGGGAGAGGCTCTACTACCGGATGCCAG CTGGGAAGTACCTTCCCAAGGAGGAGGCCAAAGGGATCCACTGGATGACATGGACAGGTGTCCTAGGCCCCGAGGTCAATGGGATATGGCCCAAGTACTCCAACGTCAACGATATCAACTCTGTGGATGCCAACTACAGTAATGCCGTACTGGTGACGGGGGATGATTTTGGTCTGGTCAAGCTGTTCAGATTCCCGTGTCTTAAAAAAG CTGCCAAATTTAAGAAGTATATAGGTCACTCCGCCCATGTGACCAATGTGCgctggtcacatgacctgcAGTGGGTTGTTAGCACGGGTGGGGCCGACCACTCTGTGTTCCAGTGGAGGTTTCTGCCGGAGGGCGTCATGAATGGCATACTCGAACCCCTTCTCCAAG AGGGCTACGCTGACTCCAACAGCGGCGATTCAGATTCAGACCTGTCCGATGTTCCTGAGCTGGACTCGGACATTGAACAGGAAGCTCAGATGAACTACGAACGCCAG GTGTATAAGGAGGACCTCCCTCAACTGAAGCAGAAGCTTCTGGGCTCTCTGAAGAGGCAGAAAGCTCCAGACGAGGGCTTGAGTCTACAGTTTGTCCATGG GTATAGGGGTTGCGACTGCAGGAATAATCTGTTCTACACGCAGGCTGGTGAGGTGGTGTATCATGTGGCAGCCGTGGCCGTGGTGTACAACAGACAGCAGCATGCCCAGCGCTTCTACCTGGGCCACGATGACGACATCCTCAGCCTCGCTATGCACCCGCTCAAGGATTATGTGGCCACGGGGCAG GTGGGGCGAGACCCAGCCATCCATGTCTGGGACATTCAGTCGCtgaagtgtttgtctgtgctgaGAGGTCAACACCAGCGAGGAGTGTGTGCGCTTGAGTTCACAG CTGATGGGAAGAGCCTGGTGTCTGTGGGTATCGATGATGGACACTCCATCGTCATGTGGGACtggaagaagggagagaagcTAGCCAAAGCATG gggaCACAAGGAAAAGATCTTCGTGGTGAAGGGGAACCCATTCCGCATGGACAAGCTTCTCACAGTGGGCTTTAAGCATATCAAGTTCTGGCAGCACACAG GTGGAGGCTTGACGTTTAAGAGGGGAATATTTGGCAACCTGGGCAAGCAGGAGACCATGATGTCAGCGTGCTACGGGCGCTCTGAGGACCTGGTGTTCTCCGGGGCCATGACAGGCGATGTTTACATCTGGAAGGACACCTCCCTGATGAAGACCATCAAGGCTCACGATGGGCCTGTGTTTGCCATGTGCTCTCTGGACAAG GGCTTTGTGACGGGAGGTAAGGACGGGATAGTGGAGCTGTGGGACGAGATGTTTGAGAGGCGTTTGAAGACCTACGCCATCAAGAGGGCagctctctccccatcctcAAAAG GGCTGCTGCTGGAAGATAACCCCTCCATCAGGGCTATCACCCTGGGCCACGGACACATCCTGGTGGGGACCAAGAACGGAGAGATCCTGGAGATGGATAAGAGCGGCCCGATGACTCTTCTGGTTCAG GGTCATATGGAGGGCGAGGTATGGGGTCTTGCTGCTCACCCTCTGCTGCCTATATGCGCCACTGTGAGTGATGACAAAACTCTCCGCATCTGGGAGCTCTCTGCCAACCATCGAATGGTGGCTGTTCGCAAACTCAAAAAAG GTGGTAGATGCTGTGCCTTCTCCCCGGATGGGAAAGCCTTAGCTGTAGGTCTGAATGACGGCAGCTTCCTGGTGGTGAATGCAGATACTCTGGAGGACATGGTGACCTTTCACCACAGGAAGGAAATCATCTCTGACCTCAAGTTCTCTCAAG ATGCTGGAAAATATCTAGCGGTGGCCTCCCATGATTGCTATGTGGACATCTACAATGTTCTGACTAGTAAGAGAGTAGGAATCTGTAAAGGCTCCACGAGCTACATCACCCACATCGACTGGGACACCCGCG GTAAATTGCTGCAGGTCAACACTGGTGCCAAAGagcatttgttttttgaagCTCCTCGTGGGAGGAGACAGAACATCTCAGCTGCTGAG tttgagAAGGTGGAGTGGGCCTCGTGGACTTCTGTCCTGGGCCCCACCTGTGAGGGGATCTGGCCCACGCTTAGTTTCGTCAATGCCTCTTCACTTACCAAAGACAGGAAGCTGCTGGCTACCGGCGATGACTTTGGCTTCATCAAACTGTTCAGCTTTCCCTGCAAG GGGCAGTTTGCCAAATTTAAGAAGTACGTGGGCCATAGTGCCAATGTGACGAATGTGCGATGGTCCAGTGATGACACCATGCTGCTGTCTGTGGGCGGGGCAGACACCGCGCTGATGATCTGGGCGAGAGAGGGGATTGGCCCACGTGAGAGCAAAGCCGTCGACAGTGAAGAGTCCGACGACGATGTGGAGGAAGATGGag gatatGACAGCGATGTGGCCAGAGAGAAGAACATGGATTACCCCACTAAAATCCATGCTGTCAGCATCAGAGAGATGAGTGGTGTTAAGCCTCACCAACAGCAGAAGGAGATTCCAGTGGATGAGCG GCCCCCAGTAAGCAGAGCAGCCCCGTTACCAGAGAAACTGCTAAAAAATAACATCACCAAGAAGAAGAAACTAGTGGAG gAACTGGCACTTGATCATGTTTTTGGATACAGAGGCTTTGACTGCCGTAACAATCTGCACTACCTCAACGATGGAGCTGACATCATCTTtcacacagcagctgcagctgtgatCCAGAACCTCTCTGCTG gcacacagagCTTTTACCTTGAACACACAGATGACATCCTCTGCCTCACTGTCAACCAACATCCCAAATATCTAAACATCATCGCCACAGGCCAGATAG gccTGGCACCCTCCATCCATGTGTGGGATGCGATGAGCAAACAGACGCTCTCTGTGTTACGCTGCTCCCATGCTAAAGGTGTCGGCTACGTCAACTTCAGCGCCACTGGAAAATTGCTGCTATCTGTGGGAGTGGATCCTGAGTACACCATAACTGTGTGGCGTTggcaggaag GAGCTAAAGTAAGTAGCAAGGCAGGCCACTCTGACCGGATCTTTGTGGTGGAGTTCCGGCCCGACTCCGACACCCAGTTCGTGTCCGTGGGGATCAAGCATATCAAGTTCTGGACATTGGTGGGGTGCTCGCTCCTGCATAAGAAAGGCGTGCTAGGGGCAGTGGAAGAGGGACGCATACAGACCATGCTCTCTGTGGCCTTCGGCGCt AATAACCTGACATTCACGGGTGCCATCAATGGCGACGTGTACGTGTGGAGGGATCATTTCCTGGTGCGGGTGGTGGCCAAAGCTCACACGGGTCCCGTCTTTACCATGTACACCACCCTACGAGATGGCCTCATTGTCACCGGGGGCAAGGAGAGACC GACTAAAGAGGGGGGAGCAGTGAAGCTGTGGGATCAGGAGATGAAGAGGTGTCGTGCGTTTCAACTAGAGACTGGCCTCCCTGTTGAGAGCGTCAGATCTGTGTGCAggggaaag GGTAAGATCTTGGTGGGGACGAAGGATGGAGAGATCATAGAGGTGGGAGAGAAGAACGCCGCCTCCAACACCCTGATAAACGGACACACCCAGGGGCGTATCTGGGGCCTGgccacacacccctccaaaGACATTTTCATCTCAGCCAGCGACGACGGAACCATCCGCATCTGGGATTTAACCGATAAA AAACTTCTGAACAAGGTGAGCCTGGGTCACCCGGCCAAGTGCACGGCGTTTAGTCCCAACGGTGAAATGGTAGCCATCGGCATGGGGAACGGAGAGTTCATCGTGCTGCTGGTCAACTCACTCACCGTGTGGGGCAAGAAAAGAGACCGCAGCGTAGCCACGCAGGAAATACG GTTCAGTCCTGATAACCGCCTGTTGGCAGTGGGCTCAGTAGAGGGCGCTGTGGACTTCTACGACTTGACACTGGGGTCCTCCCTCAACCGCATCGGCTACGCCAAAGACATCCTGGGTTTCGTCATCCAGCTCGACTTCTCTGCCGACAGCAAGTTCATCGCG GTTTCTACGGGATGCTATAAGCGGCAGGTGCACGAGGTGCCCAGCGGCAAGACTGTGACCGAGCAGGCGGTTGCGGACCGGATCACGTGGGCCACCTGGACCAG CATCCTGGGCGACGAGGTGCTGGGCGCGTGGCCCCGCAACGCCGACAGGGCCGACGTGACGTGTGCCTGCGTCTCGCACGCGGGCCTCAACACGGTCACCGGCGACGACTTCGGCCTCGTCAAGCTCTTCGACTTCCCCTGCGCTGAGAAGTTT GCCAAACACAAGCGCTACTTTGGCCACTCGGCTCACGTGACCAACATCCGCTTCTCCTACGATGACAAATATGTGATAAGCGTTGGAGGCAACGACTGCAG TGTTTTCGTATGGAGATGTCTGTGA